The sequence CTACACAGACGGCACACGGGAGGAACTGACGGAGATGGCCGCCCGCTATCTGCCGGCCGAGAAAGTCGCCGATTACGTCGACTTCGCGTGGGAGAACCACGGGGCCCAGACCAAGGTGGTGCTGCGGCCCGGCCAGTGGGTGGCGTCGGACCTCGGAAGCATCTGACCCGACCCTCGGCAGCCGCACGCAAGTGGCTGCGAAGTCGTCGAGTGAGCACACGAATCAGCGCCGCCCAGGGCGGGGCTGGTCGTCGGGGGTGACCAGCCCCGCCCTGGGCGGCGCCATGAAAACCACCCTACCCGACGCGTGGCGGCGTTCCGCCGAGGGCGGTGCGACCGGCGGGTCTACGGTTGGTCGTCCCAGATCCCGGTGGTCTCCAGGTGGCGGGTGAGCCTGGTTGCGCCGTCGGTGAATTGACGGCGCGTCTCCTCGACGATCTGGTCGCGATCACCGACTCGGTAGGCCTCGATGAGCTTCGCATGTGAATCGAGGGCCACCTTGCCCCATTCGGGATCGGTGGCGTAGAGCTGCGACGGCGTATAGCGAGTCGCGCTCAGCAGGAACCAGGCGAGTTTTCCGCTGGCGGCCACCAGATTGTGTGCGCGGTGGAACTCGAACTCGGCGATCGCGACCTGTTCGCTGTCGCCGAGTTCCAATGCATCGCTGAGTTGTTGATTGTGGCGCTCGAGGGCGGCGATCTGATCGGCTGTGATCGCGTCGGCGGTGCGAAGTGCGAGTTTGACGGCGATCTCGCCCTGCAGCCAGAAGAGGTCGTCCACGTCGGTCCGGCTGAGTTCGGCGACGATGTAGCCGCGGTGCGGTGCAAGGTTCACCATGCCTTCGCCGCGCAACGTCAGCAAGGCCTCGCGGACCGGGGTGACACTCACGCCGAGCCGTTCTGCCGTCTCGTCCATCCGGACATAGTCACCCGGACGCAGAGCGGCCGTCATGATCTGTCCCCGAAGGTGCATCGCCACCTGTTCGGACAGCTGCGGTCGACGTCGCAGGCGTGGCGCCGACGCGCCGGCAGGCCTCTGCGAGGATGTCGCGCTGGGTCTCATTCGTGCCACCGTAGCCGGTCGATGGGACCGCGCCGAGTAACGAACCTCGGAGCCGAACCCGGATTCTCAATTCTTCTGCTGTCTCAAGGTAGCGCACATATATCTGATAGGCGTGCCGGGAGTGCTGAGTCGAGTCGCTACATTGGTCGCATGCCCAAGTCCCAGCGGCCGACCTCGGCCGACGAGAGAGACACCGACGCGGTGGTCGACCCACCACTCGGGACATGCGCGATCCCAGCGAGATCACCCCTCTCGACGGTGACGACTTTCTGGCCGTCAACCGCACCAACCGGGAACGGCACCGTGAGGAGGCCGAGCAGAAGGCGGAGCGCGAAGCGCGACGGCGAGGCCGGCGGGTCCCCGATGGTTCCGGCGCGGCCCTGTCCGAGGGCGCGGACGCCGGCCCCCGGCAGGTAACCGACGACCGGACGCCCGGCCGGGTCGTGGACGGAACTCGACGTACCGCACGGGGCCGACGTCCACGCCTGGTGGTCATCGCATTGTCCGTGATGGTGGTCGTGCTCGCGGCCACCACCGCCTATTTCGCGTATGCGGCGCATCAGGCCGACCAGCGCGCGGATGCGAGCCAGTCGTCAGATGCGGCCCGCCAGGACGCCATGGACTCGGCGAAGCGCTACGCGGCCGCCGTGGCCTCCTACAACCCCACCGATTACGGAGATCTCGACCGGCGAATCCGTGATATGGCCACGCCGGAGTTCGCCAAGTCCTACATCACCTCGTCGAACGATGCCCGCCGCGGAAACGCGGCAGCACGGGGAACCTCGCGCGCGACCTCCAAGGAAGCAGGACTGCAGTCCATCTCGGACCGCGAGGCGGTGGTGTTGGTGACCTTGGATCAGACGGTCACGTCGCCGGAGGTGAGTGCGGAAGTCCCCGAGGGCATTCCGTACCAATCCAGAGTCAAGGTGACGCTGGAACGCCGGGACGGCCGGTGGCTACTCGCCGATCTCGACACCATCTGATCCGGCGCCACCGAGTAGCAACCGGAGCCCCAGGGCGGTGATCCGCCCGGGTGGCGGGCTCGGGTTCAGGCGGGTGAGATCGATGGTGACGTTGAGTACGGCCTGCACGAGAAATCTGGCCTGTACCGCGGTCAGTTCGGGCCGTTCGCGGGTGAGCCACGCTGCCCACTCCTCGACATTGAGCCGTTGCTGATTGCGCAATTCGGTCCGCTGGCCGGGGGTCACGCTACCGATCTCGGACACATAGACCGCCAGCATCGCGGTGTTCGTGCAGGACAGGTCGACGTAGCGGGTCACCAGGGCCGTGATCGCCTCGCGAGGCGTGGTCGACGAGGACAGCGCGTCGGCGATCAGAGCGGTGACACGATCGGAGGCCCGCCAGAAAGCGGCCTGAAGGATGGCCGCCTTGCTGTCGAAATGCCGGTACACGCCGGAGGCGGGGAGGTCGGCCGCCCGTGCGATGTCGTCGATCGTCACCTCCCGAAAACTCTGCGCTGCGAAGAGCTTGATCGCTTCGGCCAGGAGCTTCTCGCGCTTGGATGTCGGTGACAGCCCAGGTGGTTGGGCCCCGACGTCGACGCCCGGCGGCGACGGCAGGTCGACGTCGCTCAGCGTCATGGCCGCATCGGTGATCAGTTCGCCGATCTGACGTGCGGGCAACGCGGCCCGGTGCGTCGCCGGGCTCGCGACCACGCTGGTCATCGCGGCAGTGATCAGGTCGGCCGAATCGGCATCGAGGCCGGGCCGCGCGCGACGGAGCGCCGTGCGGATCCGCCGGTGCTGGGAGACCACGATGTCACGCACATATCGGGCGTCCGCCGGCTGGAGGTAATCGGCTTCCCAGTGATAGAGGCCGCCGGTACGCCGGTTCTCGATCGAGGCGCCCGTGAGGGCTGCCAAGAGTCCGTGCAATTCGACCTCGGGTCGGTCTGTGTCGTGCGGAACCTTTCCGGTGGCATCGGCGAGTGCATCGGCCAGATTGCGGGCGGTCTCCGCGAACAGCGCGTACTTGTTCGGGAAATGGCGATACAGCGCGGGTGCGGAGATCCCTGCGGCGTCGGCGATGTCGTCGAGACGGACCGCGTGGTATCCGTCGGCGCTGAACGCCCTGGCCGCCGACCGGAGGATCACGTCGCGTCGGTCGGCGGGCCGACGACGGGGCTCACGGCTGGTGGGCGGCGACGCGGGGAGCGGCGGCTGGGCGGTCATGTCGTGCGAGCTTAATCGGAGTGGGTGTTCACCACTGCGATTCGCCTGTAGTGGTGGGAAATACCTGTAAGAGAGCATCTATCGCTGCAAAAAGTTAATGAGTATTCTCGTGATCTGTATCGCATCGTGGTAGTAGTGTGGTCGACGCCGACCTGAGGCGGGCCGGGATCTGGAAAGAGTGAGGGGCAGCGAGCGTGAGCGACAACGTGGCAGGTGTGGACGAGGTCCGGGTCAGTGTTGATGACCGAGGGGTGGCCCGGATCGAGATCGACCGGCCGCATCGTATGAACGCGCTGAACGGAGCGGCGAGCAACGCGATCATCGGCGCCTTCGAGGAGTGGTCGTCGCGTGACGACATCCGAGTCGTGGTGATCGAGGGTGTCGGTGGGAGCTTCAGTACCGGCGCCGACGTCATCGACATCGCCGAGGCCGCCGGGGACCGGGTGGTGGTCTCGATGCGACCCAGGCGCGCGGGGTCATCTCATCGGGGTCGGACCTCGCCCGCGCGGTGCGCGGGGTGGGTGCTCCGGTCGTCGCGGTCGTGGACGGTCCCGCCGTCGGCATCGGCGCATCGTTGGCATTGGCCGCCGACCTGATCTACGCGACCGAACGGTCGTACTTCTTGCTGGCCTTCATCAACATCGGGCTGATGCCCGACGGCGGAGCCTCCATGCTGGTCACCGCGGCGGTCGGACGCGCACGCGCCAACGCGATGGCTCTGCTCGGTGAGAAGCTCCCCGCTGGTGAGGCATTCGATGCCGGACTGATCACCAAGGTGGTCGCCGACCGGGAGGCACTCGATGCAACGGTCGGCAAGACCGTCGCGAAGCTGGCCGGCGCGTCGGCGAGCGCGCTGCGCCTGACCAAGGCGGCGCTCGACGCTCACTCCATGGCCGACTTCGACAACGCACTCGACCGCGAGCTCGAGGGGCAGACGGCGCTGCTGCAGTCCGCGGAGTTCCAGGCGGCGATGGCGGCATTCGCGGGTTCCAAGCCCTGATCGATGACTCTCGCCGCACTCGGCGCCCCACTCTCGACCGACCACATCCCGACCCGAAACCAACCGTGACCGTCACCGCGTCACAGGACAGGAGACACCCATGACCGCCGCGATCGATCCCGCCAGCGACCTGACCACCGAACCATTGCGGTCGCGCCGCAATCACTGGAACAACCAGGTGCGCCGTCATGCGTTCATGACGCCCGATCGGCCTGCCCTCAAATTCCAGGGCAAGGTCACCACCTGGGCCGAACTCGACGAGCGGGCGCGCGGATTCGCCGCTGCGCTCAGTCGGCGGGGGGTCCAGTTCGGTGACCGCATCCTGATCGTCATGTTGAATCGCACCGAGTACGTCGAGGCGGTACTCGGGGCCAACCTGATCGGCGCGATCCCGGTGCCCGTCAACATCCGGATGAGTCCGACGGAGATCTCGTTCCTGGTGAACGACAGTGGTGCGAAGCTGATCGTGACCGAGTCGATGCTGGTTCCGTTGGCAGACGCGGTGAGTGCTGCGACCGGTGCGATCGACTCGATCATCGTCGTCGGTGAAACCGAGAACGACGCTCACCTGGACTTCGAGGCGATGGCGACCGAGGATTCATCCGATCTGCCGGAGATCG is a genomic window of Gordonia sp. SID5947 containing:
- a CDS encoding TetR/AcrR family transcriptional regulator, with translation MTAQPPLPASPPTSREPRRRPADRRDVILRSAARAFSADGYHAVRLDDIADAAGISAPALYRHFPNKYALFAETARNLADALADATGKVPHDTDRPEVELHGLLAALTGASIENRRTGGLYHWEADYLQPADARYVRDIVVSQHRRIRTALRRARPGLDADSADLITAAMTSVVASPATHRAALPARQIGELITDAAMTLSDVDLPSPPGVDVGAQPPGLSPTSKREKLLAEAIKLFAAQSFREVTIDDIARAADLPASGVYRHFDSKAAILQAAFWRASDRVTALIADALSSSTTPREAITALVTRYVDLSCTNTAMLAVYVSEIGSVTPGQRTELRNQQRLNVEEWAAWLTRERPELTAVQARFLVQAVLNVTIDLTRLNPSPPPGRITALGLRLLLGGAGSDGVEIGE
- a CDS encoding GntR family transcriptional regulator yields the protein MRPSATSSQRPAGASAPRLRRRPQLSEQVAMHLRGQIMTAALRPGDYVRMDETAERLGVSVTPVREALLTLRGEGMVNLAPHRGYIVAELSRTDVDDLFWLQGEIAVKLALRTADAITADQIAALERHNQQLSDALELGDSEQVAIAEFEFHRAHNLVAASGKLAWFLLSATRYTPSQLYATDPEWGKVALDSHAKLIEAYRVGDRDQIVEETRRQFTDGATRLTRHLETTGIWDDQP